One genomic region from Hirundo rustica isolate bHirRus1 chromosome 5, bHirRus1.pri.v3, whole genome shotgun sequence encodes:
- the HPGDS gene encoding hematopoietic prostaglandin D synthase, with amino-acid sequence MPQYKLSYFNLRGRAEISRYLFAYSGKKYEDHRIEAADWPKIKPTIPFGKLPVLEVDGVIIHQSLAIARYLAREAGLAGQTPVEQALADAIVDTIDDFMTLFPWAEKNQDVRKKAFDDILTNKAPELLKDLDTFLGDKKWLVGNSVTWADFYWDVCSTTLLSCKPDLADKYPRLLALRDRVQALPAIAAWIQKRPKSVM; translated from the exons ATGCCGCAGTACAAGCTCTCCTACTTCAACCTGCGGGGACGAGCAGAGATCAGCCGCTACCTCTTTGCCTATTCGGGCAAGAAGTACGAAGACCACAGGATAGAAGCAGCAGACTGGCCCAAAATCAAGCCAA CTATCCCATTCGGCAAACTCCCTGTTCTGGAAGTAGATGGAGTTATCATCCACCAGAGCCTGGCGATAGCAAGATACCTTGCCAGAGAAGCAG GTCTGGCAGGCCAGACACCCGTGGAACAGGCTTTAGCTGATGCCATTGTGGACACCATCGATGATTTCATGACACTGTTCCCTTGGGCAGAGAAAAACCAGGATGTGAGA aaaaaagcatttgatGATATCCTCACCAACAAAGCACCTGAGCTACTGAAAGATTTGGATACTTTCTTAGGGGATAAGAAGTGGCTCGTAGGGAACTCT GTAACGTGGGCTGATTTCTACTGGGATGTGTGCAGTACGACACTTCTGTCCTGTAAACCCGACCTGGCAGACAAATACCCCAGGCTTTTGGCTCTGAGGGACAGAGTGCAAGCACTTCCAGCCATTGCAGCCTGGATCCAGAAAAGGCCGAAGAGTGTAATGTAG